Part of the Rhizobium sp. WYJ-E13 genome is shown below.
TGATCCGATGGCCGATGGTCCGGCAATCCAGCTGGCCGGTCAGCGCGCCTTGAAGGGCGGTCAGACGCTGAAGAAGACGCTGCAGCTCGCCGCCGATTTTCGCAAGGTGAATGACGCAACACCGATCGTCATGATGGGTTACTACAACCCGATCTATATCTACGGCGTCGAGAAGTTCCTCGACGATGCGCTGGCATCCGGCATCGATGGCTTGATCGTCGTCGACCTGCCGCCGGAAATGGACGATGAGCTCTGCATCCCGGCGTTGAGGAAGGGCATTAATTTCATTCGTCTGGCGACGCCGACGACGGACGAGAAGCGCCTGCCGACCGTTTTGAGGAACACGTCGGGCTTCGTTTATTATGTCTCGATGAACGGCATCACCGGTTCAGCCTTGCCGGACCCGTCGCTGGTTTCGGGTGCTGTCAGGCGCATCAAGGAGCATACTGACCTTCCGGTCTGCGTCGGCTTCGGCGTCAAGACGGCGGAACATGCAAAGGTGATCGGCGCCTCGGCTGACGGCGTGGTCGTCGGTACCGCGATCGTTAACCAGGTGGCCACCAGCCTGACGGCGGATGGAAAGGCGACGGCAGACACGGTTCAGGCCGTTGCGACGCTGGTTCGAGGTCTTTCCACAGGAACGCGTTCGGCGCGCCTTGTTGCTGCCGAATAGTTTCCCCACATTGGCACTAGTCAATAGGAGTATTCGAGTTGAACTGGATCACTAACTACGTTCGCCCGCGGATCAATTCCATGCTGGGCCGTCGCGAAGTGCCGGAGAACCTCTGGATCAAGTGCCCGGAAACGGGCGAGATGGTCTTCCACAAGGACCTGGAAAGCAACAAGTGGGTTATCCCTGCCTCCGGCTATCATATGAAGATGCCGGCCAAGGCGCGCCTTGCCGACCTGTTCGACAAGGGCGAATACGAAGCTCTGCCGCAGCCGAAGGTCGCCCAGGACCCGCTGAAGTTCCGCGATTCCAAGAAATATAGCGACCGTCTGCGCGACAGCCGCCTCAAGACAGAGCAGGAAGACACGATCCTTGCCGGTCTCGGCAACGTGCAGGGCCTGAAGCTGGTCGCGGTCGTTCATGAATTCAACTTCATCGGCGGCTCGCTTGGCATGGCTGCCGGCGAAGCGATCGTCAAAGCCTTCGAACGCGCGATTGCGGAAAAGTGCCCGCTTGTCATGTTCCCGGCCTCCGGCGGCGCACGCATGCAAGAAGGTATCCTGTCGTTGATGCAGCTTCCACGCACGACGGTTGCCGTCGATATGCTTAAGGAAGCTGGCCAGCCCTATATCGTGGTCTTGACCAATCCGACCACCGGCGGCGTGACCGCATCCTACGCCATGCTTGGTGACATTCATCTGGCCGAACCGGGTGCCGAAATCGGCTTTGCCGGCAAGCGCGTCATCGAACAGACGCTGCGTGAAAAGCTCCCCGAAGGCTTCCAGACATCGGAATATCTGCTGGAGCATGGCGTGGTCGACATGGTCGTCAAACGTCACGATATCCCCGAGACGCTGGCACGCCTCTTGAAGATCCTGACCAAGAAGCCGGCAACGGCAGCAAATGATGCCAATGGGGTGATTGCTCTGGCGGCGAGCGCCTGAGCAGCAGACCTCACAAGATAGGGCGGGCCGATGACGGACAGAGGCCAGATCTCGGTGAGTGAGGCGGCGCAGGAGATCGAAAAGCTCATGGGATTACATCCTAAGGGCTACGATCTGTCATTGGACCGCATCAAGCGTCTTCTGGAAGCACTCGGCAATCCCGAGTGCAATCTTCCTCCCGTCATTCATATCGCCGGTACCAATGGCAAGGGTTCGACATCGGCCTTTTGCCGCGCACTTCTGGAGGCAGGCGGCTACGCCGTTCATGTCCATACGTCCCCACATCTCGTAAATTGGCATGAACGCTACCGTCTGGGCGTTGCCGGTGGGCGTGGGCAATTGGTTGACGATGCCGTCTTTGCCGAGGCCTTGCGGCGAGTGGCGAAGGCCAATGATGGTGAGAAGATCACCATCTTTGAGATCCTGACGGCCGTCACCTTTGTTCTGTTTTCCGAACATGCGGCCGATGCCGCAATCATCGAAGTTGGTCTCGGCGGTCGTTTCGATGCGACGAATGTCGTCGAGGACCCCGCCGTTTCGGTTATCATGCCGATTTCGCTGGATCACCAGCCTCATCTCGGTGATCGCGTGGAACTGATCGCGGCGGAAAAGGCCGGTATCATGAAGCGTGGCCATTCCGTCGTCATCGGCCATCAGGAATATGACGCGGCACTTGACGTGCTGATGTCGACTGCCGAGCGGCTGAACTGCCCAAGCGCCGTCTTCGGCCAGGATTTCATGGCCCATGAAGAATATGGCCGGCTGATCTATCAGGATGAATTCGGCCTCGCCGACCTGCCATTGCCGCGCCTTCCCGGCCGGCATCAATATGCGAACGCCGCAGCCGCCATCCGTGCCGTCAAGGCTGCGGGCTTTACCGTTACCGAACCGATGATGGAAAAGGCGATGGAAACGGTGGAATGGCCTGGCCGCCTGCAGAGGCTGACGAAAGGCAAGCTGTTGAGCCATGCACCGGCGAAATCGGAAATCTGGGTCGATGGCGGCCACAATCCGGGGGCTGGTGAAGTGATCGCCGAAGCCATGGCGAATTTCGAAGAGCGTCAACCCCGTCCGCTGTTCCTGATCTCGGGCATGATCAACACTAAGGATCCGGTCGGTTATTTCAGGGCTTTTGCAGGATTGGTGGAAAAGGTCTATTGCGTGCCGATCCGCGGCAGCGAAGCGACGATCGATCCGGTCATTCTCGCCAATACTGCCTGCGATGCCGGCCTTGTCGCAGAACCGATGTCATCCGTCACCGACGCTCTGGACGCCATCGCCTCGGCCGTTGACCCGGCAGCGCCACCGCCCCGCATTCTCATCGGCGGCTCGCTCTATCTCGTCGGCGATGTGCTGGCGGAAAACGGCACGCCGCCCAAATGAAAAAGCCCGACATATGCCGGGCCTTTCTCATCGAATTCATCGATATCGTTAGGATGCGCTGGAAATCCAGTTGGAAAGCGCCGTCTTCGGCTTTGCACCGACGGAGATGTCGGCAACTTCGCCGCCCTTGAAGATCGCAAGCGTCGGGATCGAGCGAACGCCGAACTGGGCAGCCAGTTCCGGGTTTTCATCGATGTTGAGCTTGGCAACCTTGACCTTGCCGGCCAGTTCCGTGGCGATTTCTTCAAGACTTGGAGCAATCATTTTGCACGGACCGCACCACTCGGCCCAGAAATCGACGACGACGGGTTCTGCCGATTCCAGAACTTCTGACTGGAAGTTGTTGATATCGACCTTAACGGTAGCCATAGGCTGCTCCTTTACCGGAATTTGCTGTTGGACAAGATGTGAGGGTGCGGTGCCGGAATTTCAATGTCCGATATTTCACTTTGTGTTGAGTCCTGCAAGTGCAGAAGCCAAAGCCTGCTCACTGAGCATATGGATGGTAGCATTTTCCGTATATACCAGCATGCAGTCGATCCGCTTGGCAGGATAGAGCGGCTTCAGGATTTCCCGGTAGAGCGCAAGCTGGGCCTTGTGCGCGAAGGGGATGGCCTCGTCGCTTACCGGCGGCACACGATTTGTCTTGTAGTCCATGATAACGACGCTTTCGGGCAGGACGGCAAGCCGGTCGATGCGGCCGGAAACCGCATATTCCCGCCCCTCCAGCGTCAACGTTCCCATGATCGAAATCTCGGCCTGCGCATGGACGTTGAAGACGGCTCGTAGCCTTTGATCTTCCAAAAGTTTCACGACCGAATCGACCAGAGCTCTCCGCTCGACTGTCGGCCAGAATCGCGCCGCGCGTTCGGCATAACGTTTTGCCGCCTCAGCCCGCTCCTCCACTGGAATATCAGGAAGTGCCTGCAGCATCCGGTGAATGAGGCGGCCCTTTTCCAGAGAGCGATCGCTGCTTTCAGGGTCGCCGAAGAGCGGTGAGGTCACCAGCAGATTATCGGCCTCCTCATCAATGATCGTGCCAGCGCCGGAAGGACTGAGGGGCCGCGGCAATTGTTTCTGCGGCGGAAGAGGGCGGAAAAGGTCCGGCGGGACCGTTTCGCCGCTTGCCTGTTCCGGGCTGCGATCCATCCGCTCGAAGCTGCGTTCGACCTGTGGCACACGCCAGCGGACGCCTTCCCATTCCCCATCAGGGCCTGAA
Proteins encoded:
- the trpA gene encoding tryptophan synthase subunit alpha, with amino-acid sequence MTARMDKRFADLKAEGRPALVTYFMGGDPDYETSLGIMKALPEAGSDIIELGMPFSDPMADGPAIQLAGQRALKGGQTLKKTLQLAADFRKVNDATPIVMMGYYNPIYIYGVEKFLDDALASGIDGLIVVDLPPEMDDELCIPALRKGINFIRLATPTTDEKRLPTVLRNTSGFVYYVSMNGITGSALPDPSLVSGAVRRIKEHTDLPVCVGFGVKTAEHAKVIGASADGVVVGTAIVNQVATSLTADGKATADTVQAVATLVRGLSTGTRSARLVAAE
- a CDS encoding folylpolyglutamate synthase/dihydrofolate synthase family protein, which translates into the protein MTDRGQISVSEAAQEIEKLMGLHPKGYDLSLDRIKRLLEALGNPECNLPPVIHIAGTNGKGSTSAFCRALLEAGGYAVHVHTSPHLVNWHERYRLGVAGGRGQLVDDAVFAEALRRVAKANDGEKITIFEILTAVTFVLFSEHAADAAIIEVGLGGRFDATNVVEDPAVSVIMPISLDHQPHLGDRVELIAAEKAGIMKRGHSVVIGHQEYDAALDVLMSTAERLNCPSAVFGQDFMAHEEYGRLIYQDEFGLADLPLPRLPGRHQYANAAAAIRAVKAAGFTVTEPMMEKAMETVEWPGRLQRLTKGKLLSHAPAKSEIWVDGGHNPGAGEVIAEAMANFEERQPRPLFLISGMINTKDPVGYFRAFAGLVEKVYCVPIRGSEATIDPVILANTACDAGLVAEPMSSVTDALDAIASAVDPAAPPPRILIGGSLYLVGDVLAENGTPPK
- the trxA gene encoding thioredoxin, whose protein sequence is MATVKVDINNFQSEVLESAEPVVVDFWAEWCGPCKMIAPSLEEIATELAGKVKVAKLNIDENPELAAQFGVRSIPTLAIFKGGEVADISVGAKPKTALSNWISSAS
- the accD gene encoding acetyl-CoA carboxylase, carboxyltransferase subunit beta; this translates as MNWITNYVRPRINSMLGRREVPENLWIKCPETGEMVFHKDLESNKWVIPASGYHMKMPAKARLADLFDKGEYEALPQPKVAQDPLKFRDSKKYSDRLRDSRLKTEQEDTILAGLGNVQGLKLVAVVHEFNFIGGSLGMAAGEAIVKAFERAIAEKCPLVMFPASGGARMQEGILSLMQLPRTTVAVDMLKEAGQPYIVVLTNPTTGGVTASYAMLGDIHLAEPGAEIGFAGKRVIEQTLREKLPEGFQTSEYLLEHGVVDMVVKRHDIPETLARLLKILTKKPATAANDANGVIALAASA